One region of Thermoanaerobaculia bacterium genomic DNA includes:
- a CDS encoding LamG domain-containing protein: MKNVLYFTSMFLAIAGIVIAATNEIKTIGQGMESVQIYLPLTFQERVECRRALEEVFYNHRRAMSSTPELTPDFSTTVTEDNLAMRVQTTLRLTEALRIFWGQEVAGEDLQDEIDRMVRETADPAVLHELFDALNNDPRKIAECLARPLLVDRMARQMYANDRQIHGDLMDRAEEEFAAVTIADDLFTIGDYMVEHLYRKVPVLGDLERNSIIDGIHRVLVPEAEWEDRLHTLVEEASINLNGGTLREGMNYPGQLVETEDRFLTTFVILEDATTIRTRSVTWMKHPFDDWWEEVSPAIEAAPAETGVDFYIPAIANPFRAYDPWTATSTTSCPTARTNHTAVWTGSEMIVWGGKSGTTYYNTGGMYVPATNNWTATSTTGAPTARHLHTAVWSDVILRMIVWAGYDSTGDVATGALFDPAGGTNGTWTAMTTPSAGLVLPRHGHTATVCGNSMLIFGGWLDISELGNGGVWLFTDSWSAMTTTNSPGARIKHTQVPGLWGGLMMIWGGGNWEDTGKMFESGNVWTNFPPETGAPAGRTDHTAIVTGDPFDIYTNMIVWGGYSPYISPNYTNTGGRYSMYTMSWTATSTGTGVPAGRQYHSAVWSGQDMIVWGGYNGSYLNSGGLYSFSGNSWQATDASDPQTPTGRMDHTAVWTGSSMVVWGGMNATQRFNTGGVYHYCTGSPTVYDPTVSDVSYCDDSGVEISFSVPDWKDFGAGTRTVTVLRNDVPISSGGCSGNIYGSYTCIDNTGNSDQTYTYKVRFENGCAMASTTGGVSGVDRVSTAPSGFSLSVYDEDGCAYSGIRIDWAANATSWGDYGMNTSQRQYRVFRGALGGGCSGSPISDYIPYGDPTTYLDTTGTHDGTYCYTVKYYNSCDKQTFTSGSYQSDNSSSAPTGLGIITAVDASDCTDTGITITWPRNPSDWGDNGEIDSRAYRVRRSTDGVSWSAIGSDIPYSDNVTTYTDNPANNNQTYYYLVRYKNGCSLYTDSSSATAMDKVSSIPSGLTNNGGSDPDLCLDTGVTVTWAQEPASWNDNGVGTRTYVVYRNGGTLSSGGCSGSKSYGTTSCTDNTGTNGTAYTYAVRYINGCSNANGTTGVSLTDQVGMAPTGLSAITLQDMGGCDNAGVALNWQEDPLDWGDHGQGTRTYEILRDGSTIATDITEGNTGYLDPDGVDGEWYLYSVIYRNGCDITSETDGLIGRDSTGDDNDGDGHCAANDNCPVAANPGQEDGDVDGLVAFWRFDEGTGTIAYDNFGSSDGTISGAAYVPGHQGAALTFDGIDDKVFGTWNQPFGSEVTLMAWFRSPGGGENNPRLVEFSDETGHSGQSCAIVFEPTGGLRAWVTDEATGQRGGQVDTSEEIWGDNQWHLATFTYDGTTGRLYVDEGLIISGSDSPTSDIQDGLTWVVGGYYIDTNNTFSGSIDEVAIFNRKLELDEIQAIFAGGVGDGAGDTCDNCPDTVNPDQEDVDIPGNVAAWRFDEGGGMAAHDSSGNGADGAIVGSPMYSTNVPAALTGDPYSLSFDGATNKVQGTWSQAFGAEITLAAWFKSPGGGSGSPRLIEISDASGDWNHSHALVYDTDGALRGWTTGEGTTTRYGVVDTDTITWTDNQWHLAVYTFDGTNGKIYVDDGLVLAGPDDPATNLQDSETWVVGGYYLTNTHPFLGMIDEAAVFDRALNLEEIQAMYAAGLGDTVGNLCDNCPTVRNSDQANFDGDGLGDTCDPDDDNDGEDDATDCAPFDSTIWTTPRNPVADLGLSGNAPTTLTWTEPAGSGCSDPVYDVLRSTSPSNFSGADCIASDDINTSAADNDSAPSAGNCYFYLVRIENNCGSNMGSGSDEIPRTGKICP; the protein is encoded by the coding sequence ATGAAAAATGTACTTTATTTCACATCGATGTTCCTTGCCATCGCCGGGATAGTTATTGCCGCGACCAATGAAATAAAGACAATAGGACAGGGAATGGAATCTGTTCAGATTTATCTCCCCCTTACCTTCCAGGAGAGGGTAGAATGCCGGCGAGCTCTCGAAGAGGTTTTCTATAACCATCGCAGGGCGATGTCCTCCACCCCGGAACTTACCCCCGATTTTAGTACGACGGTGACGGAGGATAACCTCGCGATGAGAGTCCAGACCACCCTCCGGCTTACGGAGGCCCTGAGGATTTTCTGGGGACAAGAGGTTGCAGGAGAGGATCTTCAGGATGAAATCGACCGGATGGTTCGAGAAACAGCGGACCCAGCCGTTCTTCATGAGCTTTTCGATGCGCTGAATAACGATCCCAGGAAGATCGCTGAGTGCCTGGCCCGTCCGCTACTCGTGGACCGCATGGCCAGGCAGATGTACGCCAATGACAGGCAGATCCACGGTGACCTCATGGATCGGGCCGAAGAAGAGTTTGCAGCCGTCACGATCGCTGACGACCTGTTTACTATCGGCGACTATATGGTGGAACACCTCTACCGTAAGGTCCCGGTATTAGGAGACCTGGAACGAAATTCTATTATTGACGGGATTCACCGGGTTCTAGTTCCGGAGGCTGAATGGGAAGACCGTCTGCACACCCTGGTGGAAGAGGCTTCAATCAACCTGAACGGTGGCACTCTCCGGGAGGGTATGAACTACCCGGGACAACTGGTCGAGACCGAGGACCGATTTCTGACAACATTCGTCATATTGGAAGACGCCACTACGATCCGGACCCGGAGCGTGACGTGGATGAAACATCCATTTGACGACTGGTGGGAGGAGGTCTCTCCCGCCATCGAAGCCGCTCCCGCTGAAACGGGGGTTGACTTTTACATCCCTGCGATCGCTAATCCCTTTCGGGCCTACGACCCCTGGACAGCAACGAGCACGACAAGCTGTCCCACAGCCCGCACCAACCACACCGCTGTCTGGACCGGGTCGGAGATGATTGTCTGGGGGGGGAAGAGTGGCACGACCTACTACAACACCGGAGGAATGTACGTCCCGGCCACCAATAACTGGACCGCAACCTCTACAACGGGCGCACCCACGGCGCGCCACCTCCACACAGCAGTATGGTCCGACGTCATCCTCAGGATGATTGTCTGGGCGGGATACGATTCAACCGGAGATGTCGCCACCGGTGCCCTATTCGACCCTGCAGGCGGGACCAACGGTACGTGGACAGCCATGACAACACCCTCCGCAGGCCTGGTCCTGCCCCGGCACGGCCACACGGCCACAGTCTGCGGCAACTCCATGCTCATCTTTGGAGGATGGCTCGACATTTCAGAACTCGGTAACGGGGGAGTCTGGCTCTTTACGGATTCCTGGTCTGCAATGACAACGACAAATTCCCCTGGTGCGAGGATCAAGCATACGCAGGTACCGGGTCTGTGGGGAGGGCTCATGATGATCTGGGGTGGTGGGAACTGGGAGGACACGGGCAAGATGTTTGAGTCCGGCAATGTCTGGACCAATTTTCCGCCCGAAACGGGAGCCCCGGCAGGACGCACCGACCACACGGCCATTGTGACCGGGGATCCCTTTGACATCTATACCAACATGATCGTCTGGGGAGGCTACTCACCCTATATCTCACCCAATTACACCAACACCGGTGGACGGTACTCAATGTATACAATGAGCTGGACCGCCACGTCCACAGGAACCGGGGTCCCCGCCGGCCGGCAATATCACTCAGCCGTTTGGTCGGGCCAGGACATGATCGTCTGGGGCGGATACAACGGCTCGTACCTCAATTCCGGAGGTCTGTACAGCTTCTCTGGAAATAGCTGGCAGGCCACCGACGCCTCCGATCCCCAGACACCGACGGGGCGAATGGACCACACGGCGGTCTGGACGGGAAGTTCGATGGTCGTCTGGGGAGGCATGAATGCGACCCAGAGGTTCAATACGGGAGGCGTCTATCACTACTGCACGGGTTCTCCAACCGTATACGATCCAACCGTCTCCGATGTGAGCTACTGTGACGATTCCGGTGTAGAGATCTCTTTCTCCGTCCCCGACTGGAAGGATTTCGGGGCGGGGACACGAACCGTCACTGTTCTGAGGAACGATGTTCCCATTTCCTCGGGCGGATGCAGCGGTAACATCTACGGTAGCTATACCTGCATCGACAACACAGGGAATAGCGACCAGACTTACACCTACAAGGTGCGATTTGAAAACGGCTGCGCCATGGCCTCCACAACAGGGGGCGTCTCCGGTGTGGACAGAGTAAGCACAGCCCCATCAGGGTTTTCTCTCTCCGTTTACGACGAAGACGGATGTGCCTATTCGGGGATTCGGATCGACTGGGCCGCGAACGCCACAAGCTGGGGCGACTATGGCATGAACACATCCCAGCGGCAATATCGCGTTTTCCGAGGCGCCCTGGGAGGCGGGTGTTCGGGGAGCCCAATCTCCGATTACATACCCTACGGCGATCCGACGACCTATCTGGACACGACGGGCACTCACGATGGGACTTACTGTTACACCGTGAAATACTACAACTCCTGCGACAAGCAAACCTTCACTTCGGGATCATACCAGTCGGACAACAGTAGCAGCGCCCCAACCGGTCTGGGCATCATTACGGCCGTGGACGCCAGTGACTGCACCGACACCGGCATTACGATCACCTGGCCTCGAAATCCTTCCGACTGGGGGGACAACGGCGAAATCGATTCAAGGGCCTACAGGGTCCGGAGAAGCACGGACGGCGTGTCCTGGTCTGCGATTGGGAGCGATATCCCCTACAGCGACAATGTCACCACATATACCGACAACCCTGCCAACAACAATCAGACCTACTACTACCTTGTACGATATAAGAACGGGTGCTCGCTCTATACCGATTCTTCTTCTGCCACAGCAATGGATAAAGTTTCTTCCATACCTTCAGGATTGACTAACAACGGGGGCTCCGACCCCGATCTCTGCCTCGATACAGGCGTTACGGTCACCTGGGCCCAGGAGCCTGCCAGCTGGAATGACAACGGTGTAGGAACGAGGACTTACGTGGTTTATCGAAACGGAGGCACGCTCTCATCCGGCGGATGCTCGGGGAGCAAGAGCTACGGGACCACGTCCTGTACGGACAATACGGGGACAAACGGCACTGCATACACGTACGCGGTTCGATACATCAACGGATGTTCCAATGCAAACGGCACTACCGGAGTATCTCTCACTGACCAGGTGGGAATGGCGCCCACCGGACTGTCGGCCATTACCCTCCAGGACATGGGCGGATGTGACAACGCCGGTGTGGCCCTGAACTGGCAGGAAGATCCCCTCGATTGGGGCGATCATGGCCAGGGAACAAGAACTTACGAAATCCTGCGTGATGGGAGCACGATCGCTACGGACATTACGGAGGGTAACACTGGATACCTCGACCCTGACGGGGTGGATGGAGAGTGGTACCTCTACTCCGTCATCTACAGGAACGGCTGTGATATTACGTCGGAGACCGATGGCCTCATCGGCCGTGACAGCACAGGCGACGATAATGATGGGGACGGCCACTGCGCCGCTAACGACAACTGCCCGGTTGCCGCCAATCCCGGCCAGGAAGACGGAGATGTGGACGGCCTCGTTGCCTTCTGGCGCTTTGATGAGGGTACGGGAACAATAGCCTACGACAATTTCGGGTCGAGTGACGGTACGATCAGCGGGGCCGCCTATGTCCCTGGCCACCAGGGCGCCGCCCTCACCTTCGACGGTATTGACGACAAGGTTTTCGGCACGTGGAACCAGCCTTTCGGGTCCGAGGTTACCCTCATGGCTTGGTTTAGAAGTCCCGGTGGCGGGGAAAACAACCCTCGCCTGGTTGAATTTTCTGATGAGACCGGCCATTCGGGCCAGAGCTGTGCCATCGTCTTCGAGCCGACAGGGGGCCTCCGAGCCTGGGTCACCGACGAGGCAACGGGACAGCGGGGCGGACAGGTGGACACCTCGGAAGAGATCTGGGGAGACAACCAGTGGCACCTGGCGACCTTTACCTACGACGGAACAACGGGACGTCTCTACGTGGATGAAGGCTTGATCATTTCCGGCTCCGACTCTCCCACTTCCGACATCCAGGACGGCCTGACGTGGGTCGTAGGTGGATACTACATCGACACGAACAATACATTCTCAGGCTCCATCGACGAAGTGGCCATCTTCAACAGGAAGCTCGAACTGGATGAAATCCAGGCTATCTTTGCCGGAGGCGTGGGGGACGGTGCGGGAGACACATGCGACAACTGTCCCGACACCGTCAACCCGGACCAGGAGGACGTGGACATCCCCGGCAACGTGGCCGCCTGGCGCTTCGACGAGGGAGGAGGAATGGCGGCCCATGACTCCTCCGGGAACGGCGCGGACGGTGCGATCGTGGGAAGCCCGATGTACTCCACAAACGTCCCGGCAGCCCTCACCGGGGATCCCTACAGCCTGAGCTTCGACGGTGCCACCAATAAAGTTCAGGGAACCTGGAGTCAGGCCTTCGGAGCGGAGATCACCCTCGCCGCCTGGTTCAAGAGCCCCGGCGGAGGATCCGGATCCCCACGCCTCATCGAAATCTCCGATGCCAGCGGGGACTGGAACCACAGTCACGCGCTCGTCTACGACACTGATGGGGCGCTGAGGGGGTGGACCACGGGAGAGGGAACCACGACCCGGTACGGAGTTGTGGACACCGACACAATCACATGGACCGACAACCAGTGGCACCTGGCTGTATACACCTTCGACGGGACAAACGGGAAAATCTACGTGGACGATGGCCTGGTCCTGGCAGGACCCGACGATCCCGCCACCAACCTTCAGGACAGTGAAACCTGGGTCGTGGGTGGGTACTATCTGACCAACACCCACCCTTTCCTGGGGATGATCGATGAGGCCGCCGTCTTTGACAGAGCCCTGAACCTTGAAGAGATCCAGGCCATGTACGCCGCCGGCCTGGGGGATACCGTAGGGAACCTCTGCGATAACTGCCCGACGGTAAGAAACAGCGACCAGGCTAACTTTGATGGTGACGGCCTTGGCGATACCTGCGATCCCGATGATGACAACGATGGCGAGGATGACGCCACGGACTGTGCCCCCTTCGACAGCACCATCTGGACAACCCCCCGGAATCCTGTGGCCGACCTTGGCCTCTCGGGCAACGCGCCGACGACACTGACCTGGACGGAACCTGCGGGCTCCGGGTGCAGTGATCCGGTCTACGATGTTCTCCGAAGCACCTCACCCTCCAACTTCTCCGGAGCCGATTGCATCGCATCCGATGACATCAATACGTCGGCAGCGGACAACGACAGCGCACCTTCCGCGGGGAACTGCTACTTTTACCTGGTCAGGATCGAAAACAACTGCGGCAGCAACATGGGAAGTGGCTCCGACGAAATACCCCGCACGGGAAAAATTTGCCCATGA